A stretch of DNA from Telopea speciosissima isolate NSW1024214 ecotype Mountain lineage chromosome 5, Tspe_v1, whole genome shotgun sequence:
ATCGCTAAGGCATGTGTGCCATTTGGATAATTGTAGACCGATTGACAAAGGCAATCACTTCATCCCTATACGGGTGACGTTCTCCATGGATAGGTTAGCAAGGTTTTATATAGATAGCATTATTCATCTCCATGGCATCCCAGCTAGTAACATATCTGATAGAGATCCCAGATTTACTTCTACATTCTGGGGAAATTTGCAGAAGGCCATGGGTACATAGCTGAATTTTAGTACAACTTTTCACCCTCAGACCGATGGGTAGTCAGAAAGGAcaattcagactctggaggacatgcttagGGCCTATATTATTGAAATGAAGGGAAGCTGGAATGAGCACATTTCACTCATTGAGTTTGCCCATTATAAAAACTTATCAGGTTACCATTGGTATGGTACCATTTGAGGCACTGTATGGTTGAAAATGTCAGACACCTCTATACTGGGACGAGGTTGGAGAGCGGTGTATCTTGGGTCCAGAATTGATACGAGTCACATGTGAAAAAGTGGATGTGATCAAGGAGCAAATCAAGGTATCTCAGTCTAGACAAAAGATCTATGTAGATACAAGGCTGAAGGATCTGGAGTTTAGTGTTGGAGAGAAGGTATTTATCCAGGTTTCACCGACCAAGGGAGTAATgtgtttcaacaagaaagggaagttgagtCTCAGGTTCATCAGATCGTATGAGATCTTAGTAAGGATCAGACTTGTGGCATATATGTTGGAACTGCCTCCAGCATTGGCAGGTGTTCACGATGTATTCCACTTGtctatgttgaggaagtacattCCTAACTTGACACATGTTTTGACTTCCGAGTCATCCGAACCAGTGGCGAACTTGGCTTATGAAGAAGTTCGTGAAGAGATCCTCAACTGTAAGGACCACAGTCTTTGCAACTACACTATCTCCTTCATTAAGGTGCGGTGGAGAAATTGGAGAAATCACTTGAAGCAAGAGGCATCTTGGGAACGTGAAGAGGAGATGCAGCcgaagtatcctcacctatTTGGCTTATCAGATATGCTGAATTTCATggaaaaaatttcttaaaagGTGGGGGGAGCAATGTTACATCCATACCTAAAATAGGTATAATTTGAACTGTTAATGATAGGTATTACTCCAACGACTATCGACACTAGTGACATATAGGTTGTATCAGTTAAGAAGTCAGGTGAGACTATTGAACTTTCCCCATGTGTGTGCATGGTATGAAGGAAGTAGGAGAAGACATTTGAATCCACTTCCGGATGATTGGTCGTAAGTAACCTAACCATGTTGCTTTAACTTTCTAATGCATGGTAGAATAGTTCCATATTACTATGCACAAACCCTCCTAAAACACCTCTGAGAGTGGGTATGAATACTGGAGAAAATCCAGTTAGATCAGTGTAAAAATGATCCATAGGTTGATCATACCTGTTCATCATTGATCTGCCTGTGACCTTCATCTGGAAGACTACTAAAATCCCTAGTGTGGAATTTCTATCTACGGGATCCAGTGTTTCAGATCAAGCCCTCCTTCACATGTCCCATCGTGTTATAGTATCCACGTAAAACATCATACCTAATAATATGAAGTCAAGGTGGTGGGCCAATAGGGTCCCACCGAGAAATTAATGCATTTGGTCAAGTTTAGGTGCGCAGGTAAATAGGCCCTAGCGGCCTTTATGTATATGTATGCGAGTTGAGCTTTGAAAGCTCACAACTCACCAATCTAAACcggaaaagggagagaaaggaaagaaaaaaaagggaaagaagaaggagcTTAGATCTGTAGCAGATTGTTGTTTGCACCCAGTTCAGGTTCGAACACTGGTTCCCCATctcctcctctccatttctgCTATTTTTGAACCttaggtttgagattttttgctgGGTTTCAGTTGAAACCCAGTGCTGAGCATTGAGGCCAGCTGGTGTGTAGTTGTTTGAGGGTATTAAACCCTCATGAATGCCCCCAACCCAGTGATAGGCTGAGTCCTAAGTGGTTTGGGTAAATACTATCCAAACCTAGGTTTTAGGGTTTCGAACGGAGATTTGATCGTATTTCTAGTATCACACAGTGAAAATTATTGCCGTTAGGCTCAAATAGAAGGCAGAGGAATCCTCCACAATCCCTACAGAACAAATATGACTTTAGCACTATGTTGGTTAGAACCTAATTGAAGATCAGTTCTCGAAGCTCTGATTGGTCGATCTAACCGGTCGATCATCATCAACTGGTGAGATTAACCGGTGACCAACTCCTAATTTTGGAGCTCACTAACTCACTGACTGGTCGACCTAACAGATCGATCATTATCAACTAGTAAGATCAACCGAAGGGTGATTGCCAAAAATCTATGACCCTGACTGTTCAATCGATGATCCATAGGTCGATCATTGATCAATCGGTGGACCCAAACTGTGTCATTCCCAGAACATTTTGGGAAAACTTCTTGGGTACTTTTTAGTGTCTTAATTTTTACGTTACCACACATATAAACTATGTCAAAGACAAGCATCTCAGTGAGGTCTATCGGGATTATGTTGGGTGATAAACACAGGATATATTCGCCAAGTCACTTGACGAGGTGAGTGGGTGTGGTTTGACTTAATTTAAGGagtgtttctattttataaatTATTGTATGATGCATGTGTTCATAAGTCTTGATTGTGtgctttatttcttattatttgaACTATGCATGCTAAGACTATGATTTCATTATGTATGCTTTAACTATCATAAATATATCTTGGTTGTATGATATAAGTTGGAAAGTTGGATTCGGTGTGCCTGAGGTGGATTTCGGTACTGTGATCGCCATACTAATGCTTGTTGTCATGTTGCATTAGTCTTACGCTTGGAAATGGGTTTACATTGTGGCCGATGGAATTTGGGTACGATATTCGCCATACTAACTATATTTTAATTCACTAACTGCTATAATAGAAACATATACTATTTAAGCTTGGAAATGGTTTGTGGTGTGGTCGATGGATGATTCTGGTACCGTATTCTCCATACTCGGTTGTATGTATATGTGTATGCTTGAGGAAACAGGAGGACAGTGTGGTCGACGTATGATTCCGGTACTGTGATCGTTGGCCTCAAgcacatatgtatatataacatATTGCCATGTAGAGTGATATGAGATTAGGATCATTGAACTTTTGCTACGaccccttgccaacagggagagatgtgttggataacccaCCGTGGTAGGTCCAATGAGATTTTTTGGAATACCACTTCTACGGTACAATGTGATTGTCTCCAGAGGTGGATCGAGTCCGGATAACCGATGTATGACTCTGAAACCATGGTGCTAGGATGGAGTTATCGGGGCTTGCTGGGTGACCAACGATGCATTCCTAGACTGGCAGGCTCCCTTTTTGAAACTTGAGTTTGTATCGCTGGGTGACCGATGGACGATTCCAGGACCAGGGATACTACTTATTATGTTACAGTAGCACAATTACCTGACTTAAGCTTTTTGCTAgatgaataataataaaatgaactcaTGCACCACATCATGGTCTATTTTTGTATGCTTGCATGTCCCCATCCCCACATTGAACTTAATGAAGCTCACACCATGTGTGTGCCTcttttagatgttgatgcagATGTTGCTGTGTCAATGAGCAGATATACATCTCCATCTTCTGCTGATGCTAGTGGGGAGTGGTGGACTCCAGAGCCCGAGGAACATGATCCAGGTTATGTCTGTGATGACTGTGCATACGGTGCACTGTGATCGAGGATGTGGTGTTCTCCCTTTCTAAATTTTGATTAGATTATACTTTgatgaaattattattatttacgTTATGGTTAACTGTTAGAACAAGAATAAACTTAAAATATGTAATATTCTATCACATTTGGCTTCCCTGTATGAGAATCAATACTATGTACTTATTCTGCAACCTCTGATGTTATTTATGATTCTCAATGAATGACTATGAGATTAAGGTACTGCATCTGACATCTTAGCAGGTCGATTAGGATTTCAGTAAACATCCTAGTCACATCTCTAGTGCTCTAAGGAGTGGGGTGTGATATCCGCTGCTCATATTCTTTACTTACATAGCATGATTCCCATATGTTTAACCTCATTTTCATCCCTTTCACTATTTGCATTTTACTTTTACGTATACTAACCCTTACCGTGTAGCCAAACTGCCAGGTATGTCACCTTACCTTTCCCTATATTTCATGCTTCACTTTTTCTTCCTgtattttacttattttctcattcaaaagcatgttataaccCTACCTAGCCAAGTAATCGAAAGACTGGCAAGTCTGGGCAGACTGGGGTGCATAATACCTTCCCTGGGTCGTAACTTGACCAGTACCTAGACCAATGGGCCGATCAGTCCCGGAAAGGGCAAAGCATAAGAGTCATTACATTTGCACtctgggtcctagaccctcctctaggtgtcAACTCCCAACATTCAATCCAcacatctctcttctccccaatgaggaatgaggtggaggacacgtggtGGTTCCCcgccatgtcattgtcctcacagtgGTGACTCCACTGGAGAACTTGTAGTTATTTAATATAGGTCAGACTTTTGATGTGCTTCGCATATATGTTCTACTATTGTaacatgttttttcttttattgtatgtTTGGGATGCTAATTTTGGTGATTTCATGATTTGCATACACTATCACACACCATTGGTACTATTAACTACTGCATGGTTTAACCCCAAATTACACCTTGTGGCATAACCCTGGGCCTGATGTGTAGAAATGTAgcttacccttggtgaaactaCAACTCTTAGCACAGTACCTATGGGAATATAAAAGAGGCTTGTATCGTCGTACCgcttgatcatcttactcgtaagagtggtgagaggtatataggCGCACCTCGCTAAGGGAGCCCTTTATTGTCCTATTATCCTTTAACCAACATGCATCATGTAAGGATCTAGAGCCCAACACTTAGGTGACAACATACTAATTATAATATTGTATGAGAACTGAACCGGCATATTGTTGACCTTGTTCTTAACCAGCCTAGTTATTTATAATCTCATTTTGAGTCCGCCTCACTTTTGTATGGTCCTTGATGCATAGGCCAACCTAGAACTCAATCAACTTTACGCCCATTCTTACTAACCCTTGTTTGGGTATGGTGTGTTTGTTATGAAATTATTTGTGCATCATATGCATATCATATTTCCTAGAGGACAACGTATATAGGGTACGAGGTTCGCTTTAGGTCGAGGTTTTTCCTAAATCCCACTTGATCTAATCATGACCCTATTTTTACTAGGAACCATTACTTTGAGGCGGCAGGATACTGGTTTGACCACTAGTTGGACTAGAATTGGAACGAGAATAGTCTGAGTTTCTAGTCCGCCCGAATCAGAGATGAGTGACATAGAGAACAATCACACAGATATGGAAGATCTGAAGGCTCAGATGCAGCTTCTAGTCAGCCTAGGGACTAAGTTAGTACCAAGTGCTACTGTACTAGCTGCACCACAAGTCAGTACAGACCATAGTCGCACCTGTTGCATGGAGGGTCATCACATTACCCTAAAGACAATATTAGAGGAAGATGTCATTACTTTTGGACCACAACCTTTGGTCAAATCAATTGAGACCCGATTGTTGAGACAAAAGATAGAAAAACTAGAAcatgccatgaagaatgtcaaGGGGGTCGAGGACCAGATGATCAACTATGAGGGATTATACTTTTTTCCCTAAAGCACGACTACTTGATGACTTTAAATGGAAGTCCAAAAAGTTTAATGGAATTGGTGACCCAAGGGCACACCTCAGGGTCTACATTTAACATATGGGGATAACAAACTTTGTAGAACAACAAATGGGCCAAGCATTTCAGATGTCTTTAAATTGGGCCCACTCTGAGATGGCTCATGTCCTTAAATTGTTCCCAAACGCGTACTTGGGATGATATAGTAAAAGTCTATAAGAGCTAATACTCatacaacaccgagatggaGTTGACCCGTTGAGACTTGAAACCACCAAAAAAGAGGTCAATGAGGGGTTCACCCAATATTTGATGAGATTCAGATCGAAGGCGGCACGAATATGGGACCATCTAACAGAAAAGGAACAAGTCAAAATGATTATTAAAAACTTGCAAATGGCTTACAAGACTCACTTGTTTGCATAACCCCTTAACTACCTTTGAGGCCTTATTCGAAGCGGGTCAACAAGTTGAGGATGCATTAAGCTCACTCGAATTAGTCCAAGGGAATCCCAAACAGACTAAGGACAAATCAATGAGCTGAGGTAGGAAAGAATCTTTATTGTATAAGCAGAATCTTTATTATGAGTACCATCAATAGAATGGGCATGCAACTGATGAGTGTTACCAATTTAAACATGTCATGCAAGATTTGCTAGATGAAGGAAAATTCGTGGACCAAATAAGTTAACCCTGTGTGCAGACCAACCCACTTCCATCCACAACCTTGAGAACAAGGATTGACCCACTAATTTACAAGTCTTGATCATGCCTGTTGAAGGTCAACATGATCCCCCTCATGTAGAGTATACTAAAGAGCTGCTCTATGCCCTAGCAGCTATTACCCTAGGGGAAGTGTTTTCTGTTGATGTTATCATGATACACAttggagatgatgaggatgaagaaaCCCATAATGACAATTCAAGCATCGATTATTCAGATTAAGAGGACAGGATTGTCattaactcaaccccaaaaacctCTCAAGATGATGAAGACTTTGAAAATTACATCATAAACATAGTAGTCGATAAACATAATGACAATCGGATTGATAGTCTGGATAGTGGACTATTCGGAAGTGGTGATCCGATCAATCCAGTCCAAGAAAAGGATGAATTGGCATCTATTGTCCAGCAATTGAGAAACGTAATTATTGCACTTGGACATGATCATCAAGATAAATATGAAAGGCGATACACAAGCATTGAGGAAGTCTACCAAGTTATGCTAGAAGCCTACGAGCTTATCTGGACTTATGTCAAAACAAGTCCTAATCCATTCGGACCACATAGTCGAGGCGCATATGGGAAGTACATATGAGTAGAGGACATAAGATCCTTGCTAGGGATAATACAAGATCTCAAGAATGTAGCCCAATTTCTCAGAGGGCATGCTAGGGATATACTCAATAGACAAGGAGACTTGCTTGAGCGTAACTATCACGCTCCTATCCCATTAAGgaatacaataaaataaaaggggtgactaggatgacacacaTTATCCCATTAAACTACTAGGATAAAAAATACAGTGTCCCAATTCACAGTCattaactaatattaaaatgcATTAACATGAGGAAGCAGAGGAGGAAATATTGCATTCCATAATCATCAGAACTAAAGCGAAAGCgtataaataaatagtaacaaAATGTTCACTAGCTAAATGATAAATAGTACTATAGTCACACATTTCCTTATGACTATCAAgtatctataaaaaaaatggtATAACATTAACGTTTATACACGGGCAttaagccccaaaagaatcaaaaggaacaagtcccaagtaatCAAGGTGCTCCgtaagcacaatcatcgcagGGGCATCCATCGTCGTGCTCCTCAGTCACAGCCTCTAGATCCTCAGTgccaatatcatcatatcccGACATTTCAACCTCGAGTCCAACAAAGTAGCCACCACctgtatcatcatctaaaaaagAGTGTATAtgcgggggttagctccattgagctagtgaggggatggggatgcacgtACACACAAAACAAagatagtccatggtgcatgctattattaaccATTtgtcacctaacacacaatacTAAGTcaagggtatatgctactgtaataACTCGGGAAACGTTGTGGGCCCTTCAATTCTCCCCACAAAGAACCTCAATTATTAACTTGGGACCCGCGCCGACCGTAGCCTCATACCACCAAGAGGCAGACCccaataaccattactaccccttgCCTGGCCTCTTTAACTTTTCAtaggcagcaggtgctctggttacccaacacctaacccctgttggtaagggtcatagcataggggACTGAACCtaaccacaaatatactacatggtTCATATCGTGTCGATAGGTACTCTGGGtgtatcaacatcccattccatctaacaccttGGGTACTAGCACAACACGGAacatacaggcaagaatgacATGCAAGTTACAAGTTCACATAATCTAGGGTTTCGATACTGGTAATTCCCGGCACCATAACCCAACAAAGTCCACATAACCATATTCATCATTATCAACAATAAGAAGTAAATGAAAGTATGCAATCATGTTCATAATGATGCAAATAATCATTACATGTATAACTATAATTAAACAAACCCAAACCAATGCCCAAGACCTACTCACCAGAGATTCGTGTATAGTTTGTCATGTCGAGTACAGATTGCTTAAGCACACTTTTCTTGCACTATTTAGACAGTCTAGGGATGAGTGAACATAGGTTAGAACAGTGTAGGTGGGTCTCGCAGATGGTCCCCAAGTGCTGTCATTCAGAGCAACACAAAGAACTCGAACGGATTCTCGAATGGGGGCACACCCAGTGGATCCGTTGGTGAATCCATTCTCAGTAATGAAAACCCGAGAGGAAAGGGGTTAAATGAGCTGAACGGATTCTTGAACAGAGGCAGGACTCTGGGTCTGCTGGTGAATCTATTTAGGCCAAAATTCTAATTTTAAATCTTACAAGGCTGAACGGATTCTCGAACGGAGGCCCGATGCCTGGGTCAGTTGATGAATTTGTTCGATCCAACATACGAATTTCTTAAGCCATTCGATTTCTAAGCCAACTCCTTAGATATATTATGGTATTAAGGCCTGAAGAGGGTCATTGCAATGTCCATTAAGGTCAAGAGGAACTAGCCTAAGCTTGGTCTTAGGAATTTAAGAGTTGAGGTCGTCCCTAGGTTCATTTACATAAAATTAGGTCAAGAGTTCTTAAAACAATAAATAGGATTGCTTAATGAGAGTGTTCCAAGCTTGAGGTGGTAGATTATGGCCCAACCAATGGTTATTATAGGACTTTAAGTTCAGCCTTGGGTTCCAAGGGAACCCTAGGTCACAACCGATCCAAGGGAGGAGTCTTAAATGCAAAgtagagaaaggagagagagagagagagagagagagagagagagagagagagagagagagagagtgaatgAGTGAGTACTTACCTTGTAAGGATGAAGCCCACTAGAAGCACTCCAAGTGGCAAACTCTCTCCTCTAATACCTTTTCGTCCTTcgtctcttctttctttccttcccttctctttactCCTCCATGATTTTGGTTGGTGTAGCTTAGTAAATGAGCCAATGAATGGCTTAAGTTGTCTATTTATAGCAAGTGGCcacttaaggcctgtttggcttgggccTTCTAAGTCTAGTTCTcattaaaatagattttgggcCTCGTGGGCCCACATTCAAGGCCTGACATGGTGAGGGGGTTTAaaagtggggtccaccatgtccagGGACATGATCATTGTGTCTGGGACACGGGgacatgggtcccacaaaaGGAAACTCACCAATAAGCTTGACAGCACGAACAAATTATCGAACAGACTACCGAGAGGTGGGCCCGTTCGTGAATCCGTTGTAGCTAAAAGGGCCAAAATATAGGAAAAAGGTCTTGGGGCTTAAACCTGCACTTCTAGGTTATGGAGGGGAGTACAAACAATCATATCTAGAGTTCCCGTCGTCTATCACGGTGTGTCCCCCATTATCTCGAAGAGCTTCCTCACCACGATGCTAAGTTTATCACTAAGTGAAGTATCTAAATGGGGTGACACCGGGTGTGCCATCCGATATGCCTCACTCTTAGGACTtgtactaggaggatagtcgatGAAGTCACCATCGACAAATTTCCCCACCTCaggttgaggaacctttcctcgATGGGCAAACCTGTGTCGAGGTCAAAGATCTTTTAGCTAGGCttgaccatcatggtgaacaactcaccagcataTAAGGCAACACCATCTACACTTCacaagaataataataaaatat
This window harbors:
- the LOC122662927 gene encoding uncharacterized protein LOC122662927 is translated as MKDYDCTINYHLGKANVVADALSRKSQTLSLALMAVNEQLVEEARRLHLELLIEGATISLATLMTPLYWDEVGERCILGPELIRVTCEKVDVIKEQIKVSQSRQKIYVDTRLKDLEFSVGEKVFIQVSPTKGVMCFNKKGKLSLRFIRSYEILVRIRLVAYMLELPPALAGVHDVFHLSMLRKYIPNLTHVLTSESSEPVANLAYEEVREEILNCKDHSLCNYTISFIKVRWRNWRNHLKQEASWEREEEMQPKYPHLFGLSDMLNFMEKIS